The following proteins are encoded in a genomic region of Sulfurovum indicum:
- a CDS encoding FixH family protein, which produces MAKRNKEKTYWPHMILGFLVLGITLSYWTVKSASSIPVQESNEFMMKYQQADMNINDILKKKAHFDQQYLIKLSDAQKTTIELENAKRAKSESVVLLKEGKNRFSYRVTDRNNNVVSDLNVTFLLTRPHTVKEDTLIENIPFKNGYYVISGVNISKPGRYVLQLKVEVDENTIGYSSIPAYLKPE; this is translated from the coding sequence ATGGCAAAGAGAAATAAAGAGAAAACATACTGGCCCCACATGATCCTTGGATTTTTGGTATTGGGTATTACACTGAGTTATTGGACTGTAAAATCGGCTTCATCTATTCCTGTGCAGGAGTCTAATGAATTTATGATGAAATATCAACAGGCAGATATGAATATCAATGATATTTTGAAGAAAAAAGCACATTTTGACCAACAGTATCTCATAAAGTTATCCGATGCTCAAAAAACAACGATTGAACTAGAAAATGCCAAACGGGCCAAATCAGAGAGTGTTGTACTTTTAAAAGAGGGGAAAAATAGGTTTTCCTACCGTGTTACAGATAGAAATAACAACGTGGTCAGCGATCTCAATGTAACATTCCTCTTGACAAGGCCTCATACGGTAAAAGAGGATACCTTGATTGAAAATATTCCGTTTAAGAATGGATACTATGTGATTTCCGGTGTCAATATTAGTAAACCTGGACGTTATGTATTGCAGTTGAAAGTAGAAGTCGATGAGAACACTATTGGTTACTCATCTATTCCGGCATACCTAAAACCGGAATAG
- a CDS encoding cytochrome c oxidase, cbb3-type, CcoQ subunit — protein sequence MDIRELQAYGTFFMTIFLVVMLYGYIIYLYRSEKKGEKDYEKLGNIAIDDEIDSDPVNSSDPLPSDNKEQNK from the coding sequence ATGGACATTAGAGAACTACAGGCCTACGGCACATTCTTTATGACCATTTTTCTTGTCGTGATGTTGTATGGGTATATCATATATCTCTACAGAAGTGAAAAGAAAGGAGAGAAGGATTATGAGAAGTTGGGAAATATCGCAATTGATGATGAGATCGATAGCGATCCTGTCAATAGCTCTGATCCTCTCCCGAGTGATAACAAGGAGCAAAATAAATGA
- the rplM gene encoding 50S ribosomal protein L13 has product MTKVVKPHEVQRDWVLIDAEGKTFGRILTEVATLLRGKHKPSFTPNVDCGDYVVIINAEKAKFTGVKLDDKEYFTHSGYFGSTKSKKLSDMLENHTEKLYKLAVRGMLPKTTLGRQMLKKLKVYAGSEHPHTAQINKGA; this is encoded by the coding sequence ATGACAAAAGTCGTAAAACCTCATGAAGTACAAAGAGACTGGGTTCTGATCGATGCAGAAGGTAAAACTTTTGGTCGTATCCTGACTGAAGTGGCGACTCTGCTTAGAGGGAAACATAAACCATCGTTTACACCAAATGTAGACTGTGGTGACTACGTAGTGATCATCAATGCTGAAAAAGCGAAATTTACCGGTGTTAAGCTTGATGACAAAGAGTACTTCACCCACTCTGGATATTTTGGTTCTACAAAGTCAAAAAAACTTAGCGATATGCTTGAAAACCATACTGAAAAGCTTTACAAGCTTGCGGTAAGAGGTATGCTTCCAAAGACGACGCTGGGTAGACAAATGCTTAAAAAACTTAAAGTGTATGCTGGCTCTGAGCATCCACACACTGCACAAATCAATAAAGGAGCGTAA
- a CDS encoding c-type cytochrome, protein MNALVIKALAFAAILIVATLVVVKQMNIDLSDPINLLTMIGAIAIATLTAGVSAKYISQMKTDKAEGELAEENWDGIGEYKNELPSGWAYSFLGTLIWALWYWQWGYPVNAYSQIGEWNEEVKAYNQKFEAVHKNADKATLQQMGESIFLVQCAPCHGTTGDGLSGKAQDFSARMTKEQILDVIKNGQNQLGYPMGAMPPGMASGADAEAIAAYIAGGMKGEQPAAFAACASCHGADGKGNGGMSPNLAEYDATLVAHVLEHGKKGMLGKMPSFKTTITPVQEKALTEYLQSLSK, encoded by the coding sequence ATGAATGCATTAGTAATTAAAGCATTGGCATTTGCAGCGATACTGATTGTAGCAACATTGGTCGTTGTAAAGCAGATGAACATTGACTTGAGCGATCCGATCAACTTACTGACAATGATTGGTGCGATTGCGATTGCAACGCTTACGGCAGGAGTGTCAGCAAAGTATATTAGTCAGATGAAGACAGATAAAGCAGAAGGTGAGCTTGCTGAAGAGAACTGGGACGGTATAGGCGAGTATAAAAATGAACTGCCTTCCGGTTGGGCATACTCTTTTCTTGGAACATTGATCTGGGCACTGTGGTATTGGCAGTGGGGTTATCCGGTAAATGCCTACAGCCAGATCGGTGAATGGAATGAGGAAGTAAAAGCGTATAATCAAAAATTTGAAGCAGTTCATAAAAATGCTGACAAAGCAACACTTCAGCAAATGGGTGAATCTATCTTTTTGGTACAGTGTGCGCCATGTCACGGTACAACAGGTGACGGTCTTTCCGGTAAAGCACAGGATTTTTCTGCAAGAATGACGAAAGAACAGATTTTGGATGTAATTAAAAATGGGCAAAACCAACTTGGTTATCCGATGGGTGCAATGCCTCCAGGTATGGCTTCAGGTGCTGATGCTGAAGCGATTGCTGCGTACATTGCCGGGGGTATGAAAGGTGAACAGCCTGCAGCATTTGCTGCATGTGCATCTTGTCACGGAGCAGATGGTAAAGGAAATGGTGGTATGTCGCCAAATCTTGCAGAGTATGATGCTACACTGGTCGCACATGTCTTGGAGCATGGTAAAAAAGGTATGCTGGGTAAAATGCCTTCATTTAAAACGACAATCACGCCGGTTCAAGAAAAAGCATTGACTGAATATCTTCAGTCTTTAAGCAAATAA
- a CDS encoding NAD(P)/FAD-dependent oxidoreductase — protein MARLVVMGGGVSGHTAATFAKKWLGDEHEVVVVTPNSLWNWIPSNIWVGVGQMTKEDVVFPLAPVYEKAGIDYRQAKAVSIHPEGKTDSNTPYITIEYTGQGKEGQTEEITYDYLINATGPKLNFDATPGLGNGEGGIGEHTVSVCTADHAVHANLELQRIFEKAKKGEKQKILIGTGHGMCTCQGAAFEYIFNVEHEANKAGIRDMLDIQWVSNESFLGDFGIGGLHIKRGMYAASSKLFAESLFVERGINWTIGAHISKVEDKKAHYELLDGSTGEMEFDFAMLIPPFAGVGLKAYDKAGEDMTDKIFAPNGFLKVDADYTPKPYEEWKASDWPRTYQNPTYKNIFACGIAFAPPHLISKPMSSPNGTPINPTPPRTGMPSGIIGKAVAHSICDLIKEGENAHLHEASMAEMGAACVASAGKGLTDGTAAALTVYPVVPDFEKYPGIGRDLDYTFGEIGLAGHWIKHILHHMFLYKAKLKPGWTLIPE, from the coding sequence ATGGCACGATTAGTAGTAATGGGTGGTGGGGTCTCAGGACACACTGCCGCAACATTTGCAAAAAAGTGGCTGGGTGATGAGCACGAAGTAGTAGTCGTTACACCAAACTCACTATGGAACTGGATACCGTCCAATATCTGGGTAGGAGTTGGACAGATGACAAAAGAGGATGTAGTGTTCCCGCTTGCCCCTGTTTACGAAAAAGCAGGTATTGATTACAGACAGGCAAAAGCAGTCTCTATTCATCCTGAAGGGAAAACTGACAGCAATACTCCATATATTACAATCGAATATACGGGACAAGGCAAAGAGGGGCAGACAGAGGAGATCACTTACGATTATCTGATCAATGCAACCGGGCCGAAACTGAACTTTGATGCAACACCCGGTCTTGGAAATGGTGAAGGCGGAATAGGAGAACATACTGTCTCTGTATGTACTGCTGACCATGCAGTACATGCAAACCTTGAACTGCAGCGTATTTTTGAAAAAGCTAAAAAAGGTGAGAAACAGAAGATTCTCATCGGTACAGGTCACGGCATGTGTACATGCCAGGGTGCTGCTTTTGAATATATCTTCAATGTGGAACATGAAGCAAATAAAGCCGGTATAAGAGATATGCTTGATATTCAGTGGGTATCAAATGAATCATTCCTTGGAGACTTCGGAATAGGTGGTCTTCATATTAAACGCGGAATGTATGCTGCAAGCTCCAAACTCTTTGCAGAGTCACTTTTTGTTGAACGTGGTATCAACTGGACTATCGGAGCACATATAAGCAAAGTAGAGGACAAAAAAGCCCATTACGAACTGCTGGATGGAAGTACCGGCGAAATGGAGTTTGACTTTGCCATGCTTATTCCACCATTTGCAGGTGTTGGGCTTAAGGCATATGACAAAGCTGGTGAGGATATGACGGACAAGATCTTCGCACCGAACGGATTCCTGAAAGTCGATGCGGACTATACTCCAAAACCGTATGAGGAATGGAAAGCAAGTGACTGGCCAAGAACCTACCAGAACCCAACATATAAAAATATCTTTGCCTGTGGTATCGCATTCGCACCTCCACACCTTATCTCCAAGCCAATGAGTTCACCAAACGGTACACCGATCAACCCGACACCACCAAGAACGGGTATGCCTTCCGGTATCATTGGTAAAGCCGTAGCACACTCTATCTGTGACTTGATCAAAGAGGGTGAGAATGCACATCTGCATGAAGCCTCCATGGCAGAGATGGGAGCGGCATGTGTGGCCTCAGCAGGTAAGGGACTGACTGACGGTACCGCAGCAGCACTGACCGTTTATCCAGTTGTACCGGACTTTGAAAAATATCCTGGGATTGGACGTGATCTAGACTACACTTTCGGTGAGATAGGACTTGCAGGTCACTGGATCAAACATATTCTGCACCATATGTTCCTCTATAAAGCAAAACTTAAGCCAGGCTGGACTTTGATCCCTGAATAA
- the rpsI gene encoding 30S ribosomal protein S9 has translation MATIYATGKRKSAIAKVWITPGNGEMLINGKTLDQWLGGHETLKMKVRLPLEATKQLESMNIKATTLGGGYSAQADALKHGITKALVAYEPSFRAILKPMGLLTRDSRVVERKKPGKKKARRSPQFSKR, from the coding sequence ATGGCAACTATCTACGCAACAGGAAAAAGAAAATCTGCGATCGCTAAAGTCTGGATCACTCCAGGTAACGGTGAAATGCTTATCAACGGTAAAACGCTTGATCAGTGGTTAGGTGGACATGAAACACTTAAAATGAAAGTTAGACTTCCTCTTGAAGCAACAAAACAGCTTGAGTCTATGAATATCAAGGCTACAACACTTGGTGGCGGTTACTCTGCTCAGGCAGATGCACTTAAGCACGGTATCACTAAAGCATTGGTGGCTTACGAACCATCATTTAGAGCGATCTTGAAGCCTATGGGTCTTCTTACTCGTGACTCAAGAGTAGTTGAGCGTAAGAAACCAGGTAAGAAAAAAGCGAGACGTTCTCCACAGTTCTCAAAAAGATAG
- a CDS encoding heme-binding domain-containing protein → MFKTLLLWLFGSFLLLQAIQIDIPEAPEILNPDNEIKAPDKIMSMLRTSCYDCHSYKTKMPWYGHISPISLEVKSHIKNGRSAVNFQEWGTYSEERKQKIYKGIVKTINYRMPMPMYLTLHEQADLTKEERNTIKKWAQSHIRETYY, encoded by the coding sequence ATGTTTAAAACACTACTCTTATGGCTTTTTGGATCCTTCCTTCTTTTGCAGGCAATTCAGATAGACATCCCTGAAGCACCGGAAATACTGAACCCTGATAATGAAATTAAGGCACCGGATAAAATTATGTCAATGTTAAGAACTTCATGCTATGATTGCCATTCCTACAAAACAAAGATGCCGTGGTACGGACACATCTCACCTATTTCCCTGGAAGTAAAAAGTCATATTAAAAACGGAAGAAGTGCTGTGAACTTTCAGGAATGGGGTACCTACAGTGAAGAGAGAAAGCAGAAAATATATAAAGGTATTGTCAAGACTATCAATTATCGCATGCCTATGCCTATGTACCTTACCCTTCACGAGCAAGCCGACTTGACAAAAGAGGAAAGAAACACTATCAAAAAATGGGCACAAAGCCATATAAGAGAAACGTACTATTAA
- a CDS encoding DUF4006 family protein, which yields MAENTNRSVFGLNGVTGMLIATVLLLSILVFLTVWGLGVQQKSAQNPYDPTPITGSLDNVKKISKDNANFAFKDAK from the coding sequence ATGGCAGAAAATACAAACAGATCCGTATTTGGACTCAATGGTGTAACCGGGATGTTGATTGCAACAGTATTATTGCTTTCAATCCTTGTATTCCTTACTGTTTGGGGACTTGGCGTTCAGCAAAAGTCTGCTCAGAATCCTTACGATCCGACACCAATTACCGGCAGTCTGGATAATGTGAAGAAGATCAGTAAAGACAACGCGAATTTTGCATTTAAAGATGCTAAGTAA
- a CDS encoding peptide deformylase: MVKELIIYPDNRILACGDVRGFDESVGKLFDDIRETMEHYGLDALSAMQVAHPFNMFIVKKGEKYIEFANPRILTKEKLFEAEEQSSYYPDVTAVIPRYEKMKIVYEDRHGNTHYMDIEGDKNFAAIFQQMMDFSLGGTMLDRIDKNQRQKILDALEGKGLMPETGDVCPTFSNKDYFISFADKLLFFMGLSLLTPLFKLEKTTVENIYMFDKIAFPAVILLMIGFFFYAEYEAKKYKQCSSCQIGNNIGVMIKRCVAAIVFALGAYFLVNPN; the protein is encoded by the coding sequence ATGGTAAAAGAACTGATCATTTATCCTGACAACAGGATCCTTGCCTGTGGTGATGTACGTGGTTTTGATGAAAGCGTAGGCAAGCTTTTTGATGATATAAGAGAGACTATGGAACACTATGGGCTGGATGCCCTCAGTGCCATGCAGGTAGCACATCCTTTTAATATGTTTATTGTTAAAAAAGGTGAAAAGTATATTGAGTTTGCCAATCCGCGTATTCTTACAAAAGAGAAGCTTTTTGAAGCAGAGGAGCAGAGCAGCTACTACCCGGATGTCACTGCTGTCATCCCCCGTTATGAAAAAATGAAGATCGTCTATGAAGACCGTCACGGCAATACACACTATATGGATATAGAAGGGGACAAAAACTTTGCTGCAATATTTCAGCAGATGATGGACTTCTCACTTGGAGGTACGATGCTTGATCGTATCGATAAAAACCAACGCCAGAAGATCCTTGATGCATTGGAAGGCAAAGGACTTATGCCCGAAACAGGGGATGTATGTCCTACTTTCTCCAATAAAGACTACTTCATCAGTTTTGCCGACAAGCTTCTCTTCTTTATGGGTCTTTCTCTTTTAACACCGCTTTTCAAGCTTGAGAAAACGACAGTGGAAAATATCTATATGTTCGACAAGATTGCATTCCCTGCTGTGATCCTTCTGATGATCGGCTTCTTCTTCTATGCAGAGTACGAGGCAAAAAAATATAAACAGTGCAGCTCCTGCCAGATAGGAAACAATATAGGAGTGATGATTAAACGCTGTGTAGCAGCAATTGTATTTGCTCTTGGTGCCTACTTCCTTGTTAATCCAAATTAA
- a CDS encoding PD-(D/E)XK nuclease family protein, producing MNSLHIYPTSRAIRSVTQRLLEEDRFLPSMMRMDEFEQRVILLKEKQMIDPLKRILLLREAAQFEAFERLNFERELIRFFSRSEDLFKFYEELAVEHVDFLMLAEADSYAEFSTHLEILETLLQRYKALLVRKGLTDKAFIPGNYELNEAFICTYEEIIIHLEGYLSRFEMELLIEVAKMTPLKIHYHTSRFNRKMQERFAGYGIALPNNAYVICDIQQKKVLEYKPKHDVLHAEVLKVEERQEQIALAFAKIEEMVQSGISPEKIALILPDESFKTHFALFDRWNNLNFAMGYDYSNGRIYKLLESIWRYWQSGEKETVVLMERYGLNMEKVKTLSPSRTLEIEAFFAQLEILDLLDTENERVREREYHFRVLFAKEVLPAKAWLFLWMKALSGITIDDIRGGKVTVMGVLETRGVSFQGVVIVDFNEGVVPASSGKDRFLNTQVRAFASLPTRNDRESLQKQYYKRLLEEASQAVIIYSSSDNKLPSKFIYELGLEEAKHATVPLQLLYAEPSRFVEETDPIVADFDASAVTWSASRLKIFLECKRKYYYRYIQKIQPKEEEELNEGLFLHKVLEKVFEEYDSYESEEEMEKVLGILIEHMHPDNDAKASYQKQFWQKKLTAFIQQQVVHFKNGWIVTQREKEFAGEIGGLHFKGRIDRIDQNETHTLVLDYKSGSIKEANRTKNLEKLSDFQMSIYDHLLRPHYQNVQFAFLRILDGGEMEAITALEEKNALLEEHIVALKQTKSFVAEKCESLQGCKYCEFALMCGRGEYL from the coding sequence ATGAATTCACTACATATCTATCCTACATCCAGAGCCATACGTTCAGTGACCCAGAGACTCTTGGAGGAAGACCGGTTTTTACCTTCCATGATGCGTATGGATGAATTTGAACAGCGTGTAATACTATTGAAAGAGAAACAGATGATCGACCCGCTTAAACGCATACTTCTATTGAGAGAAGCGGCACAGTTCGAAGCGTTTGAGAGACTGAATTTTGAAAGGGAATTGATCCGTTTTTTTTCCAGGAGTGAAGATCTTTTCAAGTTTTATGAAGAGCTTGCTGTCGAGCATGTGGACTTCTTAATGCTGGCAGAAGCAGATTCCTATGCAGAGTTCAGTACGCACCTGGAGATCCTTGAAACACTGTTGCAACGCTATAAAGCACTTTTAGTACGGAAAGGTTTGACAGATAAAGCCTTTATTCCGGGAAACTATGAACTTAATGAAGCTTTTATCTGTACCTATGAAGAGATCATCATCCATCTTGAAGGGTATCTGAGCCGATTTGAGATGGAACTTCTGATAGAGGTTGCCAAGATGACACCCCTCAAGATACACTACCATACAAGCCGCTTTAACCGGAAAATGCAGGAACGCTTTGCCGGGTATGGGATAGCGTTGCCTAATAATGCCTATGTCATATGTGATATACAGCAAAAAAAAGTACTTGAGTACAAACCAAAGCATGATGTCCTTCATGCGGAGGTATTAAAAGTAGAAGAACGCCAAGAGCAGATCGCATTGGCATTTGCAAAGATAGAAGAAATGGTGCAAAGTGGTATTTCTCCTGAGAAGATTGCATTGATACTGCCTGATGAGTCATTCAAAACACATTTTGCTCTGTTTGACAGATGGAACAACCTGAATTTTGCGATGGGATACGACTATAGTAACGGACGTATCTACAAACTGCTTGAATCGATCTGGCGTTATTGGCAAAGTGGAGAGAAAGAGACAGTTGTACTCATGGAGCGGTATGGTCTGAATATGGAGAAGGTTAAAACACTCTCTCCCAGCCGTACATTGGAAATAGAAGCATTTTTTGCACAGCTTGAAATACTTGATCTTTTAGATACTGAAAATGAAAGGGTGCGGGAGAGAGAGTATCATTTCAGGGTGCTCTTTGCCAAAGAGGTACTTCCTGCCAAAGCATGGTTGTTTCTGTGGATGAAAGCACTCTCCGGCATCACGATCGATGATATCCGTGGCGGCAAAGTGACGGTGATGGGTGTACTTGAAACGAGGGGAGTCAGTTTTCAGGGGGTGGTGATTGTCGATTTTAATGAGGGGGTGGTACCGGCAAGTTCAGGTAAAGACCGCTTCCTCAATACGCAAGTCAGAGCATTTGCCTCTCTACCTACACGAAATGACAGGGAATCACTTCAAAAGCAGTATTACAAACGGCTTTTGGAAGAGGCATCACAGGCAGTGATCATTTATAGCAGCAGTGACAATAAACTGCCCTCCAAATTCATCTATGAACTGGGGCTTGAAGAGGCAAAGCATGCAACCGTACCGCTGCAGCTGCTCTATGCTGAGCCTTCCCGGTTTGTTGAAGAGACCGATCCGATTGTAGCGGACTTTGATGCTTCTGCTGTCACATGGTCAGCTTCAAGACTTAAGATATTTTTGGAGTGTAAACGCAAGTATTACTACCGGTACATTCAAAAGATACAGCCTAAAGAGGAAGAGGAGTTGAATGAGGGGCTGTTTCTGCATAAGGTACTTGAAAAAGTATTTGAAGAGTATGACAGTTATGAGAGTGAGGAGGAGATGGAAAAGGTACTTGGCATACTTATAGAGCATATGCATCCAGACAACGATGCTAAGGCTTCTTATCAGAAACAGTTCTGGCAGAAGAAACTCACGGCATTCATACAGCAGCAGGTCGTCCATTTTAAAAATGGATGGATCGTGACACAGAGGGAAAAAGAGTTTGCCGGAGAGATCGGCGGTTTGCATTTCAAAGGGCGTATCGACCGTATTGACCAGAATGAAACGCATACTTTGGTACTGGATTATAAAAGTGGATCGATCAAAGAGGCGAACCGAACAAAGAACCTTGAGAAACTGAGTGATTTTCAAATGAGTATCTATGACCATCTGTTACGACCACACTATCAGAATGTGCAGTTTGCCTTTCTCCGGATTCTGGATGGCGGAGAGATGGAAGCGATCACGGCACTGGAAGAAAAGAATGCATTACTTGAAGAGCATATCGTGGCACTTAAACAGACCAAAAGCTTTGTAGCAGAGAAATGCGAATCACTGCAGGGATGCAAATACTGTGAATTTGCTCTGATGTGCGGACGGGGAGAGTATCTATGA
- a CDS encoding RecB-like helicase translates to MSFKPFLAYSASAGSGKTFALAVRYISLLFMDEAPGTILAATFTNKAAAEMRQRVVDSLRHLGENDAFLNAILSETGLSREALFQKQPEVLARFLASTSHIVTLDSFFASILRSASLEIGLEPDFVTKEQSHEELGNYFLQELEAAGLLSSLVKLAMDIEDKRFAKIFELMQSFYKVDPLLPQPKAVHHSVSKIEEEVEYLRQDMVRLLKENGAAERAVKQFETGSVKELFGKKLFEKEMLGEHSWFKKVITPDIEHLYGKLKERLLQWVQTRELVVLNALFKVYDHYKNALISNAKASGVLSFDDLTYFTYRLLYESISKEFLYFKIDAKFKHILLDEFQDTSTLQFLLLKPLIDEIFAGAGQSELRSFFYVGDTKQSLYRFRGGVEELFDKVAQRYGITIEQMDTNYRSSRHIVEQVNCWFNGTMPGFVSQKSRKGAQEGYVEVIESEDLLQEAVTQAQRLISLGVDVDTIAFLVSTNKDGQSLQEVCAKAGIHTLLKTSSSLKNLPKIAALTAMVSYLFYGERIDGEAMLLRVGRSLDSIDVSWFSAFMSPLQVLDRLVREFGYFDNDLNILKLLEFASSFTDIPTFLEEFATSNIAVASNSVHGAKIMTVHGSKGLEFEYVIVLDRLRRENSDKSPLLFHYNDALFIDEILYRISGREYFDKKYARIMAERKRLSAKDRMNVLYVALTRAVEGLIVLCKSKDSMFDEINISPIKMGEVITQSSALSVQKEVQKADLQNIVLSHYGTQEVKESEEDEEEKDMEAILFGTALHYTLEMMGDFDNKHLTQAIVALQNRYGQLLSAEKIADIESRVAALIADESFQKILKSAKVGKERLLSYRGELKQIDLLLEYGDHVLVVDYKSSQKFMQKHRKQVQNYMQAIYTLTGKPTKGMIIYLEKEKISFISLK, encoded by the coding sequence ATGAGCTTCAAACCATTTTTAGCCTACTCTGCCAGCGCCGGCAGTGGAAAGACCTTTGCCCTTGCAGTACGCTACATCTCTTTGCTTTTCATGGATGAAGCCCCCGGCACTATACTGGCAGCAACTTTTACCAACAAGGCGGCAGCAGAGATGCGTCAGCGTGTTGTGGACTCGCTACGTCATCTTGGAGAGAATGATGCCTTTCTCAATGCGATCTTGTCAGAAACAGGACTGAGCAGAGAAGCACTGTTCCAAAAACAGCCTGAGGTACTGGCACGGTTCCTTGCATCGACTTCGCATATTGTGACACTGGATAGTTTTTTTGCCTCTATTCTGCGCTCTGCATCGCTGGAGATAGGGTTGGAACCGGATTTTGTGACTAAAGAGCAGAGCCATGAGGAGCTTGGGAATTATTTCCTTCAGGAACTTGAAGCAGCCGGGCTGCTCTCTTCATTGGTAAAATTGGCGATGGATATCGAAGATAAACGTTTTGCCAAAATCTTTGAACTTATGCAGAGTTTCTATAAAGTAGACCCTTTGCTTCCCCAACCCAAAGCCGTACATCATTCTGTCAGTAAAATAGAAGAAGAGGTGGAGTATCTGAGACAAGATATGGTCAGGCTGCTTAAAGAAAACGGTGCGGCAGAGCGTGCTGTCAAACAGTTTGAGACTGGCTCTGTGAAGGAACTCTTTGGAAAAAAGCTCTTTGAAAAAGAGATGCTTGGGGAGCATTCCTGGTTCAAAAAAGTCATTACTCCTGATATAGAGCATCTTTACGGGAAACTTAAAGAGAGGCTGTTGCAATGGGTACAGACCAGAGAGCTGGTTGTATTAAACGCACTCTTTAAAGTCTATGACCATTACAAGAATGCACTTATCAGCAATGCCAAAGCAAGCGGTGTACTCAGTTTTGATGACCTGACCTATTTTACCTATCGGCTGTTGTATGAGAGTATTTCCAAAGAGTTCCTCTACTTCAAGATCGATGCGAAGTTCAAACATATTTTGTTGGATGAGTTTCAGGATACCTCTACTTTACAGTTTCTGCTTCTCAAACCACTGATCGATGAGATATTTGCAGGGGCGGGGCAGAGTGAACTGAGAAGTTTCTTCTATGTGGGTGATACCAAGCAGTCACTGTACCGTTTCAGAGGCGGAGTAGAAGAGCTGTTTGACAAAGTGGCCCAACGTTACGGGATTACTATTGAGCAGATGGATACAAACTACCGAAGCAGCCGTCATATCGTCGAGCAGGTCAACTGCTGGTTTAATGGAACCATGCCCGGGTTTGTTTCACAAAAAAGCAGGAAAGGGGCACAAGAGGGGTATGTAGAGGTGATAGAGAGCGAGGATCTTCTTCAGGAAGCTGTGACACAGGCACAACGTCTGATCTCACTGGGAGTAGATGTCGATACGATTGCTTTTCTGGTCAGTACCAACAAGGATGGACAGTCACTGCAGGAAGTCTGTGCCAAGGCAGGCATCCATACCCTGCTAAAGACCTCTTCCTCTTTGAAGAACCTGCCCAAGATTGCAGCACTTACTGCAATGGTCTCTTACCTTTTTTATGGAGAACGTATTGATGGGGAAGCGATGCTTTTACGTGTGGGAAGGTCTCTGGACAGTATAGACGTTTCATGGTTCTCTGCATTTATGTCACCGCTGCAGGTATTGGACCGGCTGGTAAGAGAGTTTGGGTATTTTGATAATGACCTGAATATTCTGAAACTACTGGAATTTGCTTCTTCCTTTACTGATATTCCTACATTTCTGGAAGAGTTCGCCACTTCAAACATTGCCGTAGCATCTAACTCGGTACACGGGGCTAAGATTATGACTGTACACGGTTCCAAGGGATTGGAGTTTGAGTATGTGATCGTACTTGACCGGCTGAGAAGAGAGAACAGTGACAAATCACCACTTCTCTTTCACTATAATGATGCACTTTTCATCGATGAGATTCTTTATCGTATATCGGGGCGTGAATATTTTGACAAGAAGTATGCCCGTATTATGGCAGAGAGAAAAAGGTTAAGTGCAAAAGACAGGATGAATGTACTCTATGTTGCACTGACCAGAGCAGTCGAGGGACTGATCGTACTGTGTAAATCGAAAGATTCGATGTTTGATGAGATCAATATCTCTCCAATAAAAATGGGAGAGGTGATCACTCAGAGTTCAGCATTAAGTGTTCAGAAGGAAGTGCAAAAAGCTGATCTTCAGAATATTGTACTCTCTCATTACGGTACGCAGGAAGTCAAAGAGAGTGAAGAGGATGAAGAAGAGAAAGATATGGAAGCTATTCTCTTTGGAACAGCACTGCATTACACACTGGAGATGATGGGAGATTTTGACAATAAGCACTTGACACAAGCAATAGTGGCGTTGCAGAATCGTTATGGACAGCTACTCAGTGCTGAGAAGATTGCTGATATAGAGTCACGTGTTGCTGCGCTGATAGCAGATGAATCATTTCAGAAGATTCTGAAAAGTGCCAAAGTCGGCAAGGAGAGGTTATTGAGTTACCGTGGTGAGCTCAAGCAGATAGATTTGCTGCTTGAGTATGGTGATCATGTGCTGGTTGTTGATTATAAAAGTTCACAGAAGTTTATGCAAAAACACCGAAAGCAGGTACAGAATTATATGCAGGCGATTTATACATTGACAGGGAAACCAACGAAAGGAATGATCATTTACCTTGAAAAAGAGAAAATATCCTTCATAAGCTTAAAGTAA